TTAACGACTGTTGAAGAGTGGCAGGATATTCTAGAACGCTCCTCTGATAAACCGGCTGTAGTCCTGAAACACAGCACGACATGTCCGGTAAGCGCAAGCGCGCTCGACGAGTATGAGCAATATTTGTCAGGCAAACCTAATGGCGATGTGGATTACTATTTGGTGAAAGTGATTGAATCCCGTCCTGTCTCGAACCAAATTGCAGAGGATCTTGGCATCAAGCATGCCTCTCCGCAAATTCTTTATTTCAAAGATAAAGAATCCGTATGGAATACATCCCATTGGTCTGTTACGAACAAACATATTACCGCTGTTTTAGACTAATCGTCTTCCTGTTGGTGAGAAGCTCTGGAAACTGCCTAGGCGTGACTAGGTAGAATTTCAGAGCTTTTTTTTGTGTGTTGGAAGAATTGAACAATGTTTAAAAAGGATTGGCAAGCCGCGGATCCTCCTATATACTTATTTGGGTTAAATGTACTGCAGGTAATCAACTTCAAGGAGCTCTACAACATGAATGCTATGAATAAAACCAAAGTGCCGATTCCCGTTTTTCTGTTGATCGGTATTGTTGCAATCTCGTTTTCTGCCATTTTCGTGCGCTGGTCAGAAGCGCCAGCTGCTATTATCGCGATGTATCGGCTGCTGATGACGAACGTGCTGATGCTTCCTTTTCTCTGGAACTACCGTGTCGAAATTGCCAAGGTTCGTTGGAGGGATTGGCTGAAAACAGCAATATCCGGCATAGCGCTTGGACTGCATTTTCTATTCTGGATGGATTCTCTGCGCTTCACAACAGTCGCTAGTTCAACTGCTATTTTAACGCTAGAACCCATTTTTGTTCTATTTGGGGCCTTTTTGCTGTATGGGCAGCGGACAAGTCGTCACGCATTAATTGCGATGTGTGTAGCGATTGCAGGCGCT
Above is a genomic segment from Paenibacillus sp. HWE-109 containing:
- the ytxJ gene encoding bacillithiol system redox-active protein YtxJ, with amino-acid sequence MSTWKELTTVEEWQDILERSSDKPAVVLKHSTTCPVSASALDEYEQYLSGKPNGDVDYYLVKVIESRPVSNQIAEDLGIKHASPQILYFKDKESVWNTSHWSVTNKHITAVLD